In one Mucilaginibacter sp. PAMB04168 genomic region, the following are encoded:
- a CDS encoding MG2 domain-containing protein, producing the protein MKLSLNLSPLVKRLLAAGLVLAVVIAGILVIRQKHKKKINPEFSKYIESYTTGVISRQSVIRIKLSNQVQTSHAKNEEIKDGIFDFSPSVDGNAYWVDAQTIEFKPKQALIPNKSYDVSFALSKITDVPDELDDFEFNFETIKPDFKVDFDGLQTATNTSLDKMKFTGNIQTADTEDPAKVEKMISVNYPSATPITWQHNEATRIHQFTINNIKRSASNPTQLVIKYDGQPLDIDDTQSTEFEIPKIGDFKVLAIKALQDQEQFVLIQLSNPIMVGQELNGLTGISNVADAAYTIDGSTIKIYAPNRLEGNYTAFANDGIEDITHKKITRGFTANVFFENRLPSVTIPGKGVILPDSGRLLMPFEAVNLKAVDVSIVKIYENNIPQYFQNNGFDGNYQLRQVGKPVLQKTIRLDDDKGLNLGKKNRFMLDVDHLMRTEPGAIYRVVIGFRQEYSLYNCKTAQATIKTQADEDSNEEYEEESDYGNNNSGIDEDDEFWSRYDNFYPTGYKWDERDDPCSTSYYNQDRWATRNILASNIGLIAKRGSDNSMVVAVTNIMDAQPMSKVTLELLDYQKQVIATTTSDGDGLAKFNLKRKPYLLVAKNGDERGYLKLDDAGALPLTRFNVGGEQVQKGLKGFIYGERGVWRPGDSIFVSFILEDKLKTIPEDHPVEFELYNPLGQLYTRFTRNKALDGFYSFHTATATSSPTGNWTAKVKVGGAVFEKSIKVETIMPNRLKLNLSFGNQRELTKGSSTGGTLNARWLFGGIAQNLKAKVDAFVSAQKTRFKKLEDYEFDDPTLAFNTQTQTIFDGRLDAEGNAPVNADINIEKQAPGQLRANFLVKVFEPGGNFSIQQVTMPYNVYSGYVGIKTPEGSAMTGMLETDKDNTIDIVDVNSKGLLFAGVRNVEVEVYKIHWRWWWDETGDELSNFTQDQYNKLVTTQTVQLTNGRGKWNLRVDKNDWGRYLVRIKDPVTGHATGKVIYVDWPNWSERLQQGNPTEAAMLSFTADKQTYKVGEEVTLTIPTGANGRALISIENGSHVIKTDWISTERGQTRYRFKLEPGMAPNIFATVTLLQKHAQTLNDLPIRMYGTIGLQVEDPATILKPVITMPDKLRPETQSAITVSESSGKEMTYTIALVDEGLLDLTNFKTPDPHSAFYAREALGVKTWDLFDYVIGAFGGGLERILSIGGDGSGVGNGKNVSVNRFKPVVKFLGPFHLGKGEKQTRRFILPQYIGSVRAMVIAGHNGAYGFTEKAVAVKKPLMILATLPRVLGPLEKVQLPITVFAMENNIKTVSIKVQSNAFSNPGSSYQKTVTFNKPGDQLVSFDLNVKDFVGVGKVKIIAQSGGETAAYDVALNVRNPNPPITHIIEKELKPGEVWNTTYTAIGMNGTNKATLEVSSIPALNLTKRLSYLVQYPHGCVEQTTSAVFPQLYLSQLISLTPRQKAEAESNIKNGISRLNGFQVPSGGLSYWPDGGEADEWGTNYAGHFMLSAQAKGYNLPVGFLEQWKKFQKQKALNWSPDPHDFFDSGLIQAYRLYLLAMARAPELGAMNRLKEFKYISPEAKWRLAAAYQMAGQPEAGLRLIAGLPTMVKPYKQMAYTYGSDLRDEAMILETLTLLGQRAKASRMVYSVAAKLSRDSWYSTQTTAYSLLAIAQYCGQNKTGNRLQFDLQAGSIKNTVNAQNYLWQSSIAANGGRAVIKNKGKNLLYLRLIQQGTPSLGQAVASNINPDILQMQVNYYTLSGKPIDPTMLKQGTDFAAQVIIKNPGQRGAYANMALTQIFPSGWEILNTRMMNNDEVFKSSPADYRDIRDDRVNTYFSLREDQQVTYYVMLNASYTGRFYLPATYCEAMYDTSVNALQSGQWVEVIK; encoded by the coding sequence ATGAAACTTAGCTTAAACCTTTCACCACTCGTTAAGCGATTACTGGCCGCTGGCCTGGTGCTCGCCGTGGTAATCGCCGGTATTTTAGTTATCAGGCAAAAGCATAAAAAGAAAATTAATCCTGAGTTTTCAAAATATATTGAATCTTACACAACCGGCGTCATATCCCGGCAAAGCGTCATCCGCATTAAACTATCCAACCAAGTACAAACCAGCCATGCCAAAAACGAGGAGATTAAGGATGGAATTTTTGATTTTTCGCCATCGGTAGACGGAAACGCTTACTGGGTTGATGCCCAGACTATTGAATTTAAGCCAAAACAAGCGTTAATTCCAAACAAAAGCTATGATGTCTCCTTCGCCCTTAGTAAAATAACAGATGTACCCGATGAACTGGACGATTTCGAATTCAATTTTGAAACCATTAAGCCCGATTTTAAAGTAGATTTTGACGGCTTACAAACTGCAACAAACACTTCATTAGATAAAATGAAGTTCACAGGTAACATACAAACTGCAGATACGGAAGATCCGGCTAAGGTGGAAAAGATGATCTCCGTTAATTATCCATCGGCTACACCTATTACCTGGCAGCATAACGAGGCTACACGCATTCATCAATTTACCATCAATAATATTAAGCGCTCGGCTAGCAACCCAACACAATTAGTTATTAAATATGACGGCCAGCCGCTGGATATTGACGATACACAAAGCACCGAATTTGAAATACCCAAAATTGGTGATTTTAAAGTGCTTGCTATAAAAGCCCTGCAAGATCAGGAACAGTTTGTGCTGATCCAACTATCCAACCCAATTATGGTAGGCCAGGAATTGAACGGCTTAACCGGTATTAGCAATGTTGCAGATGCAGCTTACACTATTGATGGCAGTACCATTAAAATATATGCACCGAACCGCCTGGAGGGCAATTACACCGCTTTTGCCAATGATGGAATTGAAGACATTACGCATAAAAAAATCACCAGAGGTTTTACAGCTAATGTGTTTTTCGAAAACCGCCTGCCCTCAGTCACCATTCCGGGCAAGGGCGTCATTTTACCAGATTCAGGACGCCTGTTAATGCCTTTTGAGGCCGTTAACCTCAAGGCGGTTGACGTAAGCATTGTGAAAATATATGAAAATAACATTCCGCAATACTTTCAAAATAATGGCTTTGATGGTAATTACCAGCTAAGGCAGGTAGGCAAACCCGTACTCCAAAAAACTATCAGACTGGACGATGACAAGGGCCTTAACCTGGGTAAAAAGAACCGATTTATGCTGGATGTGGATCACCTTATGCGTACGGAGCCGGGAGCCATATACCGTGTAGTGATAGGTTTCAGGCAAGAGTATTCATTGTACAATTGCAAAACCGCCCAGGCAACAATTAAAACGCAGGCTGATGAAGACTCCAATGAGGAATATGAGGAAGAAAGTGACTATGGCAACAACAACTCAGGTATTGACGAGGATGATGAATTTTGGAGCCGGTATGATAATTTTTACCCCACTGGCTACAAGTGGGATGAGCGTGACGACCCCTGCAGTACATCTTATTATAACCAGGACCGGTGGGCTACCCGAAACATACTTGCCTCAAACATTGGTTTGATTGCCAAGCGCGGTAGCGATAACAGTATGGTTGTGGCGGTAACCAATATTATGGATGCCCAGCCTATGAGCAAAGTAACGCTTGAGCTACTTGATTACCAGAAACAGGTAATTGCAACTACCACGTCAGACGGAGACGGTTTAGCAAAGTTCAATCTAAAACGCAAGCCGTACTTGCTGGTTGCTAAAAATGGCGACGAGCGCGGCTACTTGAAGCTTGATGACGCCGGAGCCTTACCTCTTACACGCTTCAACGTAGGTGGTGAGCAGGTACAAAAAGGCTTAAAAGGGTTTATTTATGGTGAGCGCGGCGTTTGGCGCCCCGGTGATTCTATTTTCGTTTCTTTCATCTTAGAAGATAAGCTCAAAACGATTCCAGAAGATCATCCGGTTGAGTTTGAGCTATACAACCCGTTAGGGCAGCTTTATACCCGGTTTACACGCAATAAGGCCTTGGATGGATTTTACAGCTTTCACACCGCTACAGCCACCAGCTCTCCTACCGGTAATTGGACAGCAAAAGTGAAGGTTGGCGGCGCTGTGTTCGAAAAAAGCATCAAGGTAGAGACCATTATGCCTAACCGCCTTAAGCTAAACCTGTCATTCGGTAACCAACGCGAACTTACAAAAGGTAGCAGCACTGGCGGCACATTAAATGCGCGCTGGTTGTTTGGCGGTATTGCTCAAAACTTGAAAGCCAAGGTTGATGCATTTGTATCTGCACAAAAAACCAGGTTTAAAAAGCTGGAAGATTACGAATTTGACGACCCTACCCTGGCTTTCAACACACAAACGCAAACCATTTTTGATGGCCGCTTAGATGCTGAAGGTAACGCGCCTGTTAATGCTGATATAAATATAGAAAAGCAAGCACCCGGGCAGCTAAGGGCTAACTTTTTGGTGAAGGTGTTTGAGCCTGGTGGTAATTTCAGTATACAGCAGGTAACCATGCCCTACAACGTTTATAGCGGCTACGTGGGCATTAAAACGCCCGAAGGAAGTGCTATGACAGGCATGCTGGAAACCGACAAGGATAATACGATTGATATAGTAGATGTAAATAGCAAAGGCTTATTGTTTGCAGGTGTGCGCAATGTAGAAGTTGAGGTTTACAAAATACACTGGCGCTGGTGGTGGGACGAAACCGGTGACGAATTAAGTAACTTTACGCAAGACCAGTATAACAAATTGGTTACCACTCAGACGGTGCAGCTTACCAACGGCCGTGGTAAATGGAACCTAAGAGTTGATAAAAATGACTGGGGCCGTTACCTGGTACGAATAAAAGACCCCGTAACGGGGCATGCTACAGGAAAGGTAATTTACGTTGATTGGCCAAACTGGTCTGAACGATTGCAACAGGGCAACCCAACCGAGGCAGCTATGTTATCGTTCACGGCCGATAAGCAAACTTATAAAGTTGGCGAAGAGGTTACGCTTACTATACCAACTGGTGCCAATGGCAGGGCTTTGATTAGTATTGAAAATGGCAGCCACGTTATTAAAACAGATTGGATAAGCACCGAGCGGGGCCAAACGCGCTACAGGTTTAAATTAGAACCGGGCATGGCACCTAACATATTTGCAACGGTTACGCTGTTGCAAAAACATGCCCAAACATTAAACGATTTACCCATACGCATGTACGGCACCATTGGCCTGCAGGTAGAAGATCCTGCCACCATATTGAAGCCGGTTATCACTATGCCAGATAAGTTAAGGCCGGAAACCCAGTCGGCAATAACCGTTTCAGAGTCGTCCGGCAAAGAAATGACCTATACCATTGCCTTGGTTGATGAAGGCTTGCTTGATTTAACCAACTTTAAAACGCCCGACCCTCACAGTGCGTTTTATGCACGCGAAGCACTGGGTGTAAAAACGTGGGACCTGTTTGATTATGTAATTGGTGCTTTTGGCGGAGGCCTGGAACGCATATTAAGTATAGGCGGCGATGGTAGCGGCGTTGGCAATGGTAAAAACGTATCGGTAAACCGCTTTAAGCCTGTGGTTAAGTTCCTGGGGCCTTTTCACTTGGGCAAGGGCGAAAAACAGACACGTAGATTTATCCTGCCACAATATATAGGCTCGGTTAGGGCAATGGTAATTGCGGGACACAACGGTGCATATGGTTTTACCGAAAAGGCAGTGGCAGTTAAAAAGCCGTTGATGATACTGGCCACACTGCCGCGTGTACTGGGGCCGTTAGAAAAGGTTCAGTTACCAATCACCGTTTTTGCCATGGAAAATAATATAAAAACCGTGAGCATTAAAGTTCAGTCCAATGCATTCAGTAACCCGGGCAGTAGCTATCAAAAAACTGTCACATTCAATAAGCCGGGCGACCAGTTAGTTTCATTTGACTTGAACGTGAAGGATTTTGTGGGCGTAGGCAAAGTAAAAATTATTGCACAAAGCGGAGGCGAAACTGCCGCTTACGATGTGGCACTCAATGTACGAAACCCCAACCCGCCTATAACGCATATTATTGAAAAAGAATTGAAACCGGGCGAGGTATGGAACACTACTTACACCGCCATAGGCATGAACGGCACTAATAAGGCCACGCTTGAGGTGTCCTCCATCCCTGCCCTTAACCTAACTAAACGCTTAAGCTATCTGGTGCAGTATCCGCATGGTTGCGTTGAACAGACTACATCCGCAGTTTTTCCGCAGTTATATTTAAGTCAGCTGATTAGTTTAACTCCGCGTCAGAAAGCGGAAGCTGAAAGCAACATCAAAAATGGTATCAGCCGGTTAAACGGATTCCAGGTACCAAGCGGTGGCCTAAGCTACTGGCCTGATGGCGGCGAAGCCGATGAGTGGGGCACTAACTACGCCGGACACTTTATGCTGTCGGCCCAAGCAAAGGGCTATAACCTACCGGTTGGATTTTTAGAACAGTGGAAAAAGTTTCAAAAACAAAAAGCGTTAAACTGGTCGCCAGATCCGCACGATTTCTTCGACTCGGGTTTAATACAGGCTTATCGTTTGTACCTGCTGGCTATGGCTCGTGCGCCCGAGCTGGGTGCCATGAACCGGCTTAAAGAGTTTAAATACATTAGTCCGGAGGCTAAGTGGCGTTTGGCAGCAGCTTACCAGATGGCCGGCCAGCCCGAAGCAGGCCTGCGGCTTATAGCCGGATTACCAACAATGGTTAAGCCGTACAAGCAAATGGCTTATACCTACGGTTCCGATCTGCGCGACGAGGCAATGATACTGGAGACATTGACGCTGCTGGGGCAACGGGCAAAAGCATCGCGCATGGTTTACAGTGTTGCCGCCAAACTATCTCGCGATAGTTGGTACAGCACCCAAACCACTGCTTATTCACTACTCGCCATAGCGCAATACTGCGGGCAAAACAAAACAGGCAACCGCTTGCAATTTGATTTACAAGCCGGAAGTATCAAAAATACTGTAAACGCCCAAAACTACTTATGGCAATCTTCTATCGCTGCTAACGGTGGCCGGGCAGTTATTAAAAACAAGGGTAAGAACTTGTTATACCTCCGTTTAATACAACAAGGCACGCCTTCACTGGGCCAGGCGGTAGCATCTAACATTAATCCCGATATTTTGCAGATGCAGGTCAATTACTATACCCTTAGCGGCAAACCCATAGATCCGACCATGCTAAAGCAAGGAACCGATTTTGCGGCGCAGGTAATAATAAAGAACCCCGGACAACGAGGTGCTTACGCTAATATGGCGCTTACACAAATCTTTCCATCAGGTTGGGAAATTTTAAATACCCGTATGATGAACAATGACGAAGTATTCAAATCGTCTCCGGCTGATTATCGAGACATTAGGGACGACAGGGTTAATACTTATTTTAGCTTGAGGGAAGACCAGCAGGTAACATATTATGTAATGTTGAACGCATCTTACACGGGCAGGTTCTATCTACCTGCCACCTATTGTGAAGCTATGTATGACACTTCTGTTAATGCGCTACAAAGCGGCCAGTGGGTTGAGGTAATAAAATGA
- a CDS encoding RagB/SusD family nutrient uptake outer membrane protein yields MKKIFSIAIISVLVTFVSCNKLVDEQPVSEGKQEDFFRSKLDADAAVAAMYGEFQSAMIKQSANGQNQNNITWWGEARSDNWEGRRPNYATSSTNEIDFNGLTSGNAYADWTILYSVIARANLLIKRLPEIKNYVAPGTNGALSPALESSYTAQAYAMRALAYFWIARVWGDAVIRTEPYVDPTQPATQARDPQAKVLAQVKSDIQKAYDLTAKNGNPDVFYLGEGAIASIGADVYMWDKDYNNAIVWFKRLFAAKGPTGKVYNTAGVAATGAGGAAADLEPGISWNKQFATPAGSVESIFNIHWDYTDNGCACMGGVSRTSNEPIIRMADPLWTNWPKAATAKYGNTTATIDLRVKQTYNILSATSQPIRDRSFWKFYPGTYIAPTATAGYNFTSTNYGSSTANLPANVETNVYIPLYRLGGMYLLYAEALNKVGDRSNAVKYLNLIKARAGVPTVLTTQFADERALESEILQERQYELIGEGVRWFDLVRTDRVIEVMDPILIARQISIGNAQVGWGTDKRRYYWPLSNTVLYSNNLLVQNPPYNGL; encoded by the coding sequence ATGAAAAAGATATTTTCAATAGCAATAATAAGTGTACTGGTAACTTTCGTAAGTTGTAACAAGCTTGTGGATGAACAGCCAGTGTCTGAAGGTAAACAGGAAGACTTTTTTCGCAGTAAACTGGATGCCGACGCAGCCGTTGCCGCTATGTACGGCGAATTTCAGTCGGCCATGATTAAACAGTCTGCCAATGGGCAAAACCAGAACAACATTACCTGGTGGGGCGAGGCAAGGTCTGATAATTGGGAGGGCCGGAGACCTAACTACGCAACATCCAGCACCAATGAGATCGACTTTAATGGTCTAACTTCAGGAAACGCTTATGCCGACTGGACCATTCTGTACAGCGTTATAGCCCGTGCAAACCTACTTATCAAAAGGCTTCCGGAAATAAAAAACTACGTTGCACCCGGTACAAACGGCGCGTTAAGTCCTGCATTGGAGTCAAGCTACACAGCACAGGCATATGCCATGCGTGCTTTGGCCTACTTTTGGATTGCACGGGTTTGGGGTGATGCAGTAATTCGTACTGAGCCGTACGTTGATCCAACACAACCTGCTACCCAGGCCCGCGACCCTCAGGCAAAAGTTTTGGCACAGGTTAAATCCGACATCCAAAAAGCATACGATCTTACCGCAAAAAATGGTAATCCAGATGTATTTTATCTGGGAGAAGGAGCCATAGCATCAATTGGAGCGGATGTTTACATGTGGGATAAAGATTATAACAATGCTATAGTTTGGTTTAAGCGTCTGTTTGCTGCCAAAGGGCCAACTGGTAAGGTGTACAATACTGCAGGTGTAGCTGCCACAGGTGCGGGTGGTGCCGCTGCTGATTTAGAGCCTGGTATATCATGGAATAAACAATTTGCTACGCCGGCCGGCAGCGTTGAAAGTATTTTTAACATCCATTGGGATTATACAGATAATGGTTGTGCTTGTATGGGCGGTGTGTCACGTACATCAAATGAGCCAATTATCCGTATGGCCGATCCATTGTGGACCAATTGGCCAAAAGCTGCAACTGCAAAATATGGCAATACCACGGCTACAATAGACTTGAGAGTTAAACAAACGTACAATATTTTATCTGCAACCAGTCAACCCATTCGTGACCGCAGTTTCTGGAAGTTCTATCCCGGTACTTATATAGCGCCCACTGCTACAGCTGGTTATAACTTTACCTCAACTAACTATGGTAGTTCTACAGCTAATTTGCCTGCAAATGTCGAAACTAATGTTTACATCCCGCTTTACCGCTTAGGTGGCATGTATCTTCTGTACGCAGAAGCACTAAATAAAGTTGGCGACAGGAGCAACGCGGTTAAGTACCTCAATCTGATCAAAGCACGTGCGGGCGTACCAACCGTATTAACCACGCAGTTTGCTGATGAGAGGGCGTTAGAAAGCGAAATTTTACAAGAAAGACAGTATGAACTTATTGGCGAAGGTGTAAGATGGTTTGACCTGGTACGTACCGATCGTGTGATTGAAGTGATGGATCCAATTCTAATAGCCCGTCAAATATCCATAGGTAATGCACAAGTAGGATGGGGTACAGACAAGCGCCGTTATTACTGGCCACTGAGCAATACAGTGCTTTATTCTAACAATTTATTAGTTCAAAACCCGCCTTATAACGGTTTATAA
- a CDS encoding TonB-dependent receptor: MKKLKLVQAKSLSLVGFILLVQLLAITNYTFAQTAIKITGTVTDSKGDALPGVTVKVKGSNGGGNTDGNGKFSLTVPNANATLVFTYVGFNTLEQALNGRTSVSVKLQESSTALQEVVISTGYGGVQRKRDITSAISTVTDKQIQERQPLNLFDALQGQAAGVLVINDNGEPGAEGSITVRGPSTFSSEGQGTNPLYVIDGVITQNASLLNPNDIQSVEVLKDAASAAIYGSRAANGVILITTKRGVEGKTRIDLQYTYTIGKLAHFIQTANAADVRYYRRLQGGLTPGYGSTLVDSLNPGQNSDNDLQRLVLGNTSRRHDVKFSIGGGQKNLTYAASFNYLDDAGTLTNTYSKRIQSRVNVDYQFLKFVKYSGNISFYRQTGNYSNFGNQIRPAFDRPSNYLLYYPNGELTSYINGKRNPIANALYEENTREEYRTQFVNSLNFDLTKDLKLTTTLNTQLDNSEGISFSPRSVNSQDQQTNSLRNNIFQRFYYEAQAYLNYNKTIAKDHSISATLGVSRDRVRTDTTNLIAANIVFENIRTVPGANLNGLRSQRVRFVPVSTGSYFGRVNYSYKGKYILQGVYRNDASSRFGPANRSGGFPAASAGWRFTDEKFLGFTKKFLDDGKIRFSYGKAGNDPIGAFDAVPLVDIGSDIYNKVAGIAPTYNLANPSLRWETTTTKDLGLDLNFLKGRLTATIDAYIRTTNDLLYNRQVPKETGFTVQRVNVGTIQNKGLEFVLSGNAIRTKNFNWTINANASLERGKIVSLNNGESFVATGSGGVSGGNARYLVADGLRIGSFYGWKNLGIYQYDASNAYTPDGQRLTPIGITAVTTTRGGPTATSPNGNAGATVASSYQLNGQPYSGQVVRKKTSGGAVLLGGDTEWEDVNNDGIIDDNDRQVIGNAQPDIYLGFVNNFTYKQFSLSFIINATLGGQVYNQFKQNLTNFANAGGPSLPEAIYGAWTKQGDIATYPYYPDKDTRGSQRIGGNSYFLENGSFVRLSNARLTYRFDSKLANKFFTKNLSLYMYGINLLTWTNYSGFDPEFTPSSGLTPGDDTGRYPKRREFGFGLNVAF; the protein is encoded by the coding sequence TTGAAAAAACTAAAATTGGTACAGGCAAAAAGCCTCAGCCTGGTAGGGTTCATACTGCTGGTGCAATTGCTCGCCATTACCAATTACACTTTTGCACAAACTGCAATTAAAATAACCGGGACAGTAACAGACAGCAAAGGCGATGCTTTACCTGGTGTTACCGTAAAAGTCAAAGGCTCAAACGGTGGCGGCAACACTGATGGAAATGGTAAGTTCAGTTTAACTGTTCCAAATGCCAATGCCACTTTGGTTTTTACCTATGTAGGCTTTAATACATTAGAACAAGCGCTTAACGGCCGAACTTCCGTAAGCGTAAAACTCCAAGAATCAAGCACGGCATTACAAGAAGTTGTAATATCGACAGGTTATGGCGGCGTACAAAGAAAGCGCGATATAACCAGTGCAATATCTACTGTAACCGACAAGCAAATACAAGAACGTCAGCCGTTAAACCTTTTTGATGCCCTGCAAGGGCAGGCAGCCGGCGTTTTGGTAATTAATGATAACGGCGAGCCAGGCGCAGAAGGTTCAATCACCGTTCGCGGACCGTCTACTTTTTCGTCGGAAGGGCAGGGTACTAACCCATTATATGTTATTGATGGTGTAATTACACAAAATGCATCGTTGTTAAATCCTAATGATATACAAAGCGTTGAGGTGCTTAAAGATGCGGCTTCAGCTGCTATTTACGGTTCACGGGCAGCCAATGGTGTAATACTGATCACCACCAAACGTGGTGTTGAAGGTAAAACCCGAATTGACCTTCAGTACACTTATACTATTGGTAAACTGGCTCACTTTATACAAACCGCCAATGCAGCCGACGTACGTTACTATCGTAGATTGCAAGGTGGCTTAACACCTGGTTACGGAAGTACCTTAGTGGATTCATTGAACCCTGGCCAAAACTCTGATAATGACTTACAGCGTTTAGTATTAGGTAACACCAGTCGCCGCCACGACGTGAAGTTTTCTATAGGTGGTGGTCAGAAAAATCTTACCTATGCCGCCAGCTTCAACTATCTGGACGATGCCGGAACGCTTACCAACACCTATAGTAAGCGAATTCAATCTCGTGTTAACGTGGATTATCAGTTCCTTAAGTTTGTAAAGTATTCAGGTAATATTTCTTTTTACAGGCAAACGGGTAATTACTCAAATTTTGGTAACCAGATCAGACCGGCGTTTGACAGGCCTTCAAACTACCTGCTTTATTATCCAAACGGCGAGTTAACCAGCTATATCAATGGTAAGCGTAATCCTATCGCCAATGCGCTTTATGAGGAAAACACAAGGGAAGAATATCGTACGCAGTTTGTTAATTCTTTAAACTTTGATCTTACAAAAGACTTAAAGTTGACAACAACGCTTAACACGCAGTTGGATAACTCTGAGGGTATAAGCTTTTCGCCCCGTTCCGTAAATTCTCAGGATCAACAAACCAATTCATTGCGAAACAATATTTTTCAAAGATTTTATTACGAGGCACAGGCATACTTAAACTATAATAAAACTATAGCAAAAGATCACAGCATCTCAGCAACACTGGGTGTATCTCGTGACCGTGTGAGAACAGATACTACTAACCTGATAGCGGCTAATATCGTGTTCGAAAATATCCGGACCGTTCCCGGCGCTAACCTTAACGGCCTTCGTTCACAACGTGTGCGTTTCGTACCTGTTTCAACCGGTTCTTACTTTGGCCGCGTAAACTATAGCTACAAAGGTAAATATATTTTACAGGGTGTGTATCGTAATGATGCATCATCAAGATTTGGCCCTGCAAACCGTTCTGGTGGTTTTCCGGCAGCATCAGCAGGATGGCGTTTTACTGATGAAAAATTCTTAGGCTTCACTAAAAAGTTTTTAGATGATGGAAAGATTCGTTTTAGCTATGGCAAGGCAGGAAATGACCCTATAGGGGCTTTTGATGCGGTGCCATTAGTGGACATAGGCAGTGATATTTATAACAAAGTTGCGGGTATTGCACCTACTTATAACCTGGCTAACCCAAGTTTAAGATGGGAAACTACCACAACCAAAGATTTAGGTTTAGACTTAAATTTTCTGAAAGGGCGTCTTACTGCTACTATCGATGCTTACATCAGAACTACTAATGATTTGCTTTACAACCGCCAGGTGCCTAAAGAAACCGGTTTTACGGTACAGCGTGTAAACGTAGGCACCATTCAAAATAAAGGTTTGGAATTTGTATTGAGTGGTAATGCCATCAGAACAAAGAACTTTAACTGGACCATTAACGCTAACGCCTCGCTTGAACGCGGTAAAATTGTAAGTTTAAATAATGGTGAAAGTTTTGTTGCTACCGGTTCTGGCGGTGTAAGCGGTGGTAACGCACGTTATCTTGTAGCCGACGGACTACGTATTGGCAGCTTTTATGGCTGGAAAAACCTTGGTATTTACCAGTATGATGCGTCAAATGCTTATACACCAGATGGGCAACGGTTAACGCCAATAGGCATAACAGCAGTAACCACTACACGCGGCGGGCCTACAGCCACCAGCCCGAATGGTAATGCCGGCGCAACAGTAGCCAGCAGTTATCAGCTTAACGGTCAACCTTATTCCGGACAAGTTGTACGTAAAAAAACCAGCGGCGGCGCTGTGCTGCTTGGTGGTGATACAGAGTGGGAAGACGTGAATAATGATGGTATAATAGATGATAACGACCGCCAGGTAATTGGAAATGCACAGCCAGACATATATCTGGGCTTTGTGAATAACTTTACCTACAAGCAGTTCTCCCTATCTTTTATTATCAATGCTACTTTGGGCGGGCAGGTTTACAACCAGTTTAAACAAAACTTAACCAATTTTGCCAATGCCGGCGGCCCTTCGTTGCCAGAAGCTATTTATGGTGCCTGGACGAAACAAGGCGATATTGCAACCTATCCATATTACCCTGATAAAGACACGCGTGGCAGCCAGCGTATAGGCGGCAACAGCTACTTTTTAGAAAACGGAAGCTTTGTGCGTTTATCAAATGCTCGTTTAACTTACCGTTTCGATTCAAAGTTGGCTAATAAGTTCTTCACCAAAAATCTTTCCCTGTATATGTATGGTATCAACCTGCTTACCTGGACAAACTATAGCGGTTTCGACCCTGAATTTACGCCATCAAGTGGCTTAACTCCAGGAGACGATACAGGAAGATACCCCAAGAGAAGAGAATTTGGATTTGGCCTTAATGTGGCATTTTAA